In Microbacterium pumilum, the following proteins share a genomic window:
- a CDS encoding FMN-binding protein, with protein MKKIIYAVLATISGLVLLFSYRTSRGDSVTESVAVDPASVSGSSSSGSSIGSGSSGSGSSSGSSTAASGLTDGSYTGQAVDTRWGPVQVAITVSGGTITAVDVPEYPNGNRRDQEINQRALPQLVSETISAQSANIDMVSGATYTSQGYLQSLQSAIDQATS; from the coding sequence ATGAAGAAGATCATCTACGCGGTGCTCGCGACGATCAGCGGTCTCGTGCTGCTCTTCAGCTACCGCACCTCACGCGGCGATTCGGTCACCGAGTCGGTCGCGGTGGATCCAGCGTCCGTTTCGGGCTCATCGTCGTCGGGATCGAGCATCGGCAGCGGTTCGAGCGGGAGCGGTTCGAGCAGCGGCTCCTCGACAGCGGCGTCCGGCCTGACCGATGGCTCGTACACCGGTCAGGCGGTCGACACCCGCTGGGGACCCGTGCAGGTGGCGATAACAGTATCCGGCGGCACGATCACGGCGGTCGATGTGCCCGAATATCCGAACGGCAACCGACGCGACCAGGAGATCAACCAGCGGGCGCTGCCGCAGCTGGTGTCCGAGACCATCAGCGCCCAAAGCGCGAACATCGACATGGTCTCGGGCGCCACGTACACGAGCCAGGGCTACCTGCAGTCGCTGCAGAGCGCGATCGATCAGGCGACCTCGTGA
- a CDS encoding FAD:protein FMN transferase produces the protein MGTTISIHILTRPAASEIDCDPVVSDAVADCFADLRDVDRVFSTYRGDSDISQLRRGERTAAELDPRVVQVATACDDWERATEGCFSAHWRGWFDPTGYVKGWAVETAARRRLAPLVSRADVVAAGINAGGDLQLFSSDAADWSWRVGIADPARPGTIVATIDVKNGAVATSGTAERGEHIIDPRTGLPARSVLSATVIADGLTAADVWATTAAVAGIDDLAWIAGAGTRTGVVIGADGTVRRWLGSTEINTRTASVEARAALR, from the coding sequence ATGGGCACCACCATCAGCATCCACATCCTCACCCGTCCGGCAGCATCCGAGATCGATTGCGATCCCGTCGTCTCAGACGCGGTCGCGGACTGCTTCGCCGACCTGCGTGACGTGGACCGCGTGTTCTCGACCTACCGCGGCGATTCCGACATCTCGCAGCTGCGGAGGGGAGAACGCACGGCGGCAGAGCTCGACCCGCGCGTGGTGCAGGTCGCCACCGCCTGCGACGATTGGGAGCGAGCCACCGAGGGATGCTTCTCGGCCCACTGGCGAGGCTGGTTCGATCCGACCGGATACGTCAAGGGATGGGCGGTCGAAACCGCCGCCCGCCGCCGTCTGGCTCCCTTGGTCAGCCGGGCGGATGTCGTCGCCGCCGGAATCAACGCCGGCGGCGACCTGCAGCTGTTCAGTTCGGATGCCGCGGACTGGAGCTGGCGGGTCGGCATCGCCGACCCCGCACGACCGGGCACCATCGTCGCGACGATCGACGTGAAGAACGGTGCCGTGGCGACCTCGGGCACCGCGGAGCGTGGCGAGCACATCATCGACCCGCGAACGGGACTCCCGGCGCGCAGCGTGCTCAGCGCGACGGTCATCGCGGACGGACTCACCGCGGCCGACGTCTGGGCCACCACTGCCGCCGTTGCCGGGATCGACGATCTGGCGTGGATCGCCGGGGCGGGCACCCGCACCGGGGTCGTGATCGGGGCGGACGGCACCGTCCGCCGGTGGCTCGGAAGCACCGAGATCAACACGCGGACCGCGTCGGTGGAGGCTCGAGCCGCCCTACGCTGA
- a CDS encoding HAMP domain-containing sensor histidine kinase, protein MSALNDERRVRQTSMRVGLWVGAASTLILAAGVGVLILVIFATARPERGGPGRGHADFDDVVVDVDRVVPWVIALGVLGVVLLALVAWFAARRSVRPLAEALRMQRNFVSDASHELRTPLTALTSRIQILQRRHDRGEPIDETIVDLRRNAAVMDDVLTDMLLSAEADAAQTADPTDVAACVAAAAQSLRPMATERDVAVDVEVDGRPAAAIPRVTLTRLCVALLDNAIVHAPSGTTVGLSARAVGGSVELRVVDRGTGIRAEDVDRIFERFARADETGNRRGFGLGLALVREAVTRYGGSVSIESTSSAGTTFLVVLPSA, encoded by the coding sequence GTGAGCGCCCTCAACGATGAACGCCGTGTGCGGCAGACGTCGATGCGCGTGGGGCTGTGGGTGGGCGCGGCATCGACGCTGATCCTCGCCGCGGGGGTGGGCGTCCTCATCCTCGTCATCTTCGCCACCGCTCGACCCGAGCGCGGCGGCCCCGGCAGGGGACACGCCGATTTCGACGACGTGGTGGTCGACGTCGATCGCGTCGTGCCGTGGGTGATCGCACTCGGGGTGTTGGGCGTGGTCCTCCTCGCGTTGGTGGCATGGTTCGCGGCCCGTCGCTCGGTCCGGCCGCTCGCCGAAGCACTGCGGATGCAGCGAAACTTCGTGTCGGATGCCAGTCACGAGCTGCGCACCCCATTGACCGCACTCACCAGTCGCATCCAGATCCTGCAGCGCCGACACGACCGGGGCGAGCCGATCGACGAGACCATCGTCGACCTTCGCCGCAACGCCGCCGTGATGGATGATGTGCTCACCGACATGCTGCTTTCGGCAGAAGCAGACGCTGCGCAGACCGCCGATCCGACGGATGTCGCCGCCTGCGTCGCGGCTGCCGCGCAGTCGCTGCGGCCCATGGCCACAGAGCGGGATGTGGCCGTCGATGTCGAGGTCGACGGTCGACCCGCGGCGGCCATCCCGCGCGTCACCCTCACCCGGCTGTGCGTGGCGCTCCTCGACAACGCGATCGTGCATGCCCCATCCGGCACCACGGTCGGCCTCTCCGCGCGGGCGGTCGGCGGCTCGGTAGAGCTGCGCGTGGTCGATCGCGGAACCGGCATTCGGGCCGAGGATGTGGACCGGATCTTCGAACGCTTCGCGCGCGCCGACGAGACCGGCAACCGGCGCGGGTTCGGGTTGGGCCTGGCGCTGGTCCGCGAGGCGGTGACCCGTTACGGCGGCTCGGTCTCCATCGAGTCGACCTCTTCGGCAGGCACGACGTTCCTCGTCGTGCTGCCGTCAGCGTAG
- a CDS encoding response regulator transcription factor: protein MDSSADVTRARLLYVEDDAEIAEMTIEVLSEIYTVDHVADGDVALTRALSGHYDLMLVDRRLPGMDGARLVAAVRTARITTPILLLTALSSVDDRVEGLDAGANDYLVKPFDFDELLARLRALLRGYRADGQRRYLGDRTFTPASWALYSPTGLRVGLTATETALLELLSASPEHVFSRDEILGAVFASGDAPGSVDTYVHYIRRKSTPEIIETIRGRGYRIGAPT from the coding sequence GTGGATAGCTCGGCAGACGTGACCCGTGCCCGGCTCCTCTATGTCGAAGACGACGCGGAGATCGCCGAGATGACGATCGAGGTGCTCTCGGAGATCTACACCGTCGACCACGTCGCAGACGGCGACGTCGCCCTCACGCGCGCATTGAGCGGTCACTACGACCTGATGCTGGTCGATCGACGCCTCCCGGGGATGGATGGCGCTCGCCTCGTCGCGGCTGTCCGCACCGCACGCATCACCACGCCGATCCTGCTGCTGACCGCCCTCTCTTCGGTTGACGACCGCGTCGAGGGCCTGGATGCGGGTGCCAACGACTATCTTGTGAAGCCCTTCGATTTCGACGAACTCCTCGCCCGGCTGCGCGCGCTGCTGCGTGGCTACCGCGCTGACGGACAGCGTCGGTACCTCGGCGACCGGACGTTCACTCCCGCTTCATGGGCGCTCTACTCACCGACCGGACTGCGTGTCGGGCTCACGGCGACCGAGACCGCGCTGCTCGAGCTGCTGTCGGCGAGTCCGGAGCACGTCTTCTCTCGCGACGAGATCCTCGGGGCCGTCTTCGCGTCAGGCGACGCTCCGGGTTCCGTCGACACGTACGTGCACTACATCCGTCGCAAGTCGACGCCCGAGATCATCGAGACGATCCGCGGCCGCGGCTACCGGATCGGGGCTCCGACGTGA
- a CDS encoding NAD(P)-dependent alcohol dehydrogenase — translation MAPMMKAVVYDRYGPPEVLRVVNLPVPVPGPRDVLVRIVATGLNLSDWEALVGSPLYSRFGGLRRPRRKVLGSDIAGVVAAVGPAVTRFAVGDEVYGDNLQRLGGFAEFAIAAESVLAPKPAGLTFAEASTIPQAGAIAVHGTSGVTPGIRMLINGGGGGTGAFAIPLATAAGAHVTGVDNAGKLEFMRALGADAVIDYRAEDFTVTGRYDLILDLVAHRSVFAYRRALAPGGRYLAVGGDVGTLLRILTVGVLAARLSGRRMGVLAVQSGPARFGPVGERCAAGELGIHIDRTYPLHQTAEALKRVGEGRALGKVIVEPGA, via the coding sequence ATGGCCCCGATGATGAAGGCAGTGGTGTACGACCGGTATGGACCCCCCGAGGTTCTGCGCGTCGTGAACCTTCCCGTGCCCGTGCCGGGGCCGCGGGACGTCCTCGTGAGGATCGTCGCGACGGGGCTGAACCTCAGCGACTGGGAGGCGTTGGTCGGCTCGCCGCTGTACTCGCGGTTCGGCGGGCTTCGACGACCACGGCGCAAAGTCCTCGGCTCGGACATCGCGGGCGTCGTGGCCGCCGTCGGCCCGGCCGTCACGCGCTTCGCCGTCGGCGACGAGGTCTACGGCGACAACCTGCAGCGCCTCGGTGGATTCGCGGAGTTCGCGATCGCCGCCGAGTCGGTGCTCGCACCGAAGCCTGCCGGACTCACCTTCGCCGAGGCATCGACGATTCCACAGGCCGGTGCGATCGCGGTGCATGGGACTTCGGGCGTGACACCCGGCATCCGTATGCTGATCAACGGCGGGGGCGGGGGCACCGGAGCCTTCGCCATACCGCTGGCGACGGCAGCGGGTGCGCACGTGACCGGTGTCGACAACGCCGGCAAGCTCGAGTTCATGCGCGCACTCGGCGCGGATGCGGTCATCGACTACCGCGCCGAGGACTTCACCGTCACCGGGCGGTACGACCTGATCCTCGACCTCGTCGCGCACCGTTCCGTGTTCGCCTACCGTCGTGCGCTCGCTCCGGGCGGGAGATACCTCGCGGTGGGAGGCGACGTAGGAACCCTGCTGCGGATCCTGACCGTCGGTGTGCTCGCCGCGCGCCTGTCGGGTCGACGGATGGGAGTCCTCGCCGTGCAGAGCGGACCGGCGAGATTCGGGCCTGTCGGCGAACGCTGCGCGGCCGGCGAGCTCGGCATCCACATCGATCGGACCTACCCGCTGCACCAGACCGCCGAGGCGTTGAAGCGCGTCGGCGAAGGCCGAGCGCTCGGCAAGGTCATCGTCGAACCCGGGGCCTGA
- a CDS encoding nuclear transport factor 2 family protein, with amino-acid sequence MTGLLERLQDAMNSHDAQRMASLFADDYESFQPAHPSRGFGGSAQVLSNWTSVFEGIPDFTAQLLSSAVDGDTEWAEWDWAGHHTDGAPFAVRGVVIMVVRDGLVERMRLYLEPVEVGGGDIDAAVQEMYRPPAADSA; translated from the coding sequence ATGACCGGCTTGCTCGAGCGGCTGCAGGATGCCATGAACAGTCATGATGCGCAGCGCATGGCGTCCTTGTTCGCCGACGATTATGAGAGCTTCCAACCCGCGCATCCGAGTCGCGGCTTCGGCGGAAGCGCCCAAGTGCTGTCCAACTGGACCTCGGTGTTCGAGGGGATTCCCGACTTCACGGCGCAACTGCTCTCGTCCGCGGTCGACGGCGACACCGAGTGGGCGGAGTGGGACTGGGCGGGCCACCATACAGACGGTGCGCCGTTCGCGGTGCGCGGAGTGGTGATCATGGTCGTGCGTGACGGGTTGGTGGAGCGGATGCGCCTGTACCTCGAGCCCGTGGAGGTCGGCGGTGGCGACATCGATGCTGCCGTCCAAGAGATGTACAGGCCGCCCGCCGCGGACTCCGCCTGA
- a CDS encoding error-prone DNA polymerase, producing MGFDNPSVPWSEIERVLSDRRRPGGPPAGADGGDSPAWSRKRGPYVAPKIDRPAEVIPYAELHAHSSFSFLDGASSPEEMAEEAERLGLHALAITDHDGFYGIVRFAEASETLQLKTVFGAELSLELPKPQNGEPDPTGAHLLVLARGEEGYHRLAGAITHAQLQGAEKGRPVYHLDELAAQADGHFAVLTGCRKGAVRRALTADGADAAALELDRLVRLFGQDAVHVELIDHGNPLDTRDNEVLAGLARERGLPLLATNNVHYAVPQRQLLAAAVAAVRANRGLDELDGWLPAHAGAHLRSGAEMAERFVRHPDAVARTVALADELAFPLRRAKPALPKQKVPEGHTPMSWLRQIVWEAVPRKYPDLTEDNRKRIEKELGVIELKDFPGYFLIVYGIVQEARRRGILCQGRGSAANSAICYLLDITAVDAIAYDLPFERFLSSLRDEEPDIDVDFDSDRREEIIQWVYAEYGRERAAQVANVIQYRPKNAVRDMAKALGHSPGQQDAWSKQVEQWGATLSTGPEHDIPDKVIEFASELLKAPRHLGIHSGGMVLTDRPVGEVVPIEHARMENRTVIQWDKEDAAWMGLVKFDLLGLGMLAALQYCFDMIRAATGEEWELATIPKEEQAVYDMLCRADSIGVFQVESRAQMGLLPRLQPRRFYDLVIEIALIRPGPIQGGAVHPFVRRKLGYEPVTYAHPKLEAVLERTLGIPVFQEQLMQMAMAVGECSGEDADLLRRAMGSKRGVERIESLREKLYEGMATNGLVGEEADAIYAKIQAFANFGFAESHSLSFGLLVYASSWIKLHYPAAFLAGLLRAQPMGFYSPASLVADARRHGVEVRRPDLHASGVEALLEPVTPVVERRPVPELVEGSGVVADASTGSATDAEPPVVERGSAATEPKRAEPDLFAERRPPDQENRPSKDVLGGIDPDLVDSPDFVEGQAGGAGAADAGEATRQVMPPTGLDSCTHRVQPPVPPFDLHAPDVSADHRRDGNLAVRLGLAGVKGIGTAVAQRIVAARDANGPFRDLRDLVRRTGLTAAQIEALATSGAFESMGLTRREAIWLAGSAAQDRVEFLPDSLVSVQPPLFTDPTSYEVLAADLWATGISTDDHPMTHYRSGLDARGVLTSRELRSHETGRRVEVAGLVTHRQRPATASGITFLNLEDEHGLVNVICSVGVWNHYRRVVRDSPALIVRGMLERSIEGVTNLLADRFEDLRVGVQHQSRDFR from the coding sequence ATGGGCTTCGACAACCCCTCGGTGCCGTGGTCCGAGATCGAGCGGGTGCTGAGCGATCGCCGGCGGCCGGGCGGTCCACCCGCGGGTGCCGACGGCGGCGACAGTCCCGCGTGGTCGCGCAAGCGCGGACCCTATGTCGCGCCGAAGATCGATCGTCCGGCCGAGGTGATCCCCTATGCCGAACTGCACGCGCATTCGTCGTTCTCGTTCCTCGATGGCGCGTCCTCGCCCGAAGAGATGGCCGAAGAGGCCGAGCGGCTCGGCCTTCATGCGCTCGCGATCACCGATCACGACGGTTTCTACGGCATTGTGCGCTTCGCCGAAGCCTCCGAAACGCTGCAGCTGAAGACGGTCTTCGGTGCCGAGCTCTCGCTCGAGCTTCCCAAGCCGCAGAACGGCGAGCCCGACCCCACCGGTGCGCATCTGCTCGTGCTCGCCCGGGGCGAGGAGGGCTATCACCGGCTCGCCGGCGCCATCACGCACGCTCAGCTGCAAGGGGCCGAGAAGGGACGGCCGGTCTACCACCTCGACGAGCTCGCCGCGCAGGCGGACGGGCACTTCGCCGTCCTGACCGGATGCCGCAAGGGCGCGGTGCGCCGTGCACTCACTGCCGACGGGGCCGATGCCGCGGCGCTCGAGCTCGATCGGCTGGTGCGGCTGTTCGGCCAGGATGCCGTCCATGTCGAACTGATCGATCACGGCAATCCGCTCGACACGCGTGACAACGAAGTGCTCGCCGGGCTCGCCCGGGAACGCGGGCTGCCGCTCCTCGCGACGAACAACGTGCACTACGCGGTGCCGCAGCGGCAGCTGCTCGCCGCTGCGGTGGCGGCCGTGCGCGCGAACCGGGGGCTCGACGAGCTCGACGGATGGCTGCCGGCGCACGCGGGGGCACATCTGCGGTCGGGTGCTGAGATGGCGGAGCGGTTCGTGCGGCATCCGGATGCCGTTGCCCGCACCGTCGCGCTCGCCGATGAGCTCGCCTTTCCGCTGCGGCGTGCCAAGCCCGCGCTGCCGAAGCAGAAGGTGCCGGAGGGACATACTCCGATGTCGTGGCTGCGCCAGATCGTGTGGGAGGCCGTGCCGCGCAAGTACCCCGATCTCACCGAAGACAACCGCAAGCGCATCGAGAAGGAGCTCGGGGTCATCGAGCTCAAGGACTTCCCCGGCTACTTCTTGATCGTCTACGGCATCGTGCAGGAGGCGCGGCGGCGCGGCATCCTGTGTCAAGGTCGCGGCTCTGCCGCCAACAGCGCCATCTGCTATCTGCTGGACATCACGGCCGTCGATGCGATCGCGTACGACCTGCCGTTCGAGCGGTTCCTGTCTTCGTTGCGCGATGAGGAGCCCGACATCGACGTGGACTTCGACTCCGACCGCCGTGAGGAGATCATCCAATGGGTCTATGCGGAGTACGGGCGGGAGCGCGCCGCGCAGGTGGCGAACGTCATCCAGTACCGGCCGAAGAATGCCGTGCGCGACATGGCCAAGGCACTCGGACATTCGCCCGGGCAGCAGGACGCCTGGTCCAAGCAGGTGGAGCAGTGGGGAGCGACGCTGTCCACGGGACCGGAGCACGACATCCCCGACAAGGTCATCGAGTTCGCGTCCGAGCTGCTGAAGGCGCCGCGCCACCTCGGTATCCACTCAGGCGGGATGGTTCTCACCGACCGGCCAGTGGGAGAGGTCGTGCCCATCGAGCACGCGCGTATGGAGAACCGCACGGTGATCCAGTGGGACAAAGAGGATGCCGCATGGATGGGGCTCGTGAAGTTCGACCTGCTCGGACTAGGGATGCTCGCCGCCCTGCAGTACTGCTTCGACATGATCCGCGCTGCCACGGGGGAGGAGTGGGAGCTTGCGACCATCCCGAAGGAGGAGCAGGCGGTCTACGACATGCTGTGCCGTGCGGACTCGATCGGGGTGTTCCAGGTGGAGTCGCGTGCGCAAATGGGTCTCCTGCCGCGCCTGCAGCCGCGGCGGTTCTACGACCTCGTGATCGAGATCGCCCTCATCCGGCCCGGTCCGATCCAGGGTGGGGCGGTGCACCCGTTCGTGCGACGCAAGCTCGGCTACGAGCCGGTGACCTACGCGCATCCCAAGCTCGAGGCGGTGCTCGAGCGCACGCTCGGCATCCCCGTCTTCCAGGAGCAGCTCATGCAGATGGCGATGGCGGTGGGGGAGTGCTCTGGTGAGGATGCCGACCTGCTCCGTCGCGCGATGGGTTCGAAGCGCGGGGTCGAGCGGATCGAGTCGCTGCGCGAGAAGCTCTACGAAGGGATGGCCACGAACGGGCTGGTTGGCGAAGAAGCCGACGCGATCTATGCGAAGATCCAGGCGTTCGCGAACTTCGGGTTCGCGGAGTCGCACTCGCTGTCGTTCGGGCTGCTGGTCTACGCGAGCTCGTGGATCAAGCTGCACTATCCCGCCGCGTTCCTTGCGGGACTGCTGCGGGCGCAGCCGATGGGGTTCTACTCGCCCGCGTCGCTCGTGGCCGATGCGCGTCGCCACGGTGTCGAGGTGCGCCGTCCCGATCTGCACGCGTCAGGCGTCGAGGCGCTGCTCGAGCCGGTGACCCCGGTCGTTGAGCGCCGGCCGGTCCCTGAGCTCGTCGAAGGGTCCGGCGTGGTAGCGGACGCTTCGACAGGCTCAGCGACCGACGCGGAACCCCCGGTCGTTGAGCGAGGGAGCGCAGCGACCGAGCCGAAACGCGCCGAACCCGACCTGTTCGCTGAGCGCCGTCCTCCGGATCAGGAGAATCGACCAAGTAAGGACGTTCTCGGTGGAATCGATCCTGATTTGGTCGATTCTCCTGATTTCGTCGAAGGGCAGGCAGGGGGAGCAGGGGCGGCGGATGCGGGCGAGGCGACCAGGCAAGTGATGCCGCCCACCGGCCTCGACTCGTGCACGCACCGGGTGCAGCCGCCGGTGCCGCCGTTCGACCTGCACGCTCCGGACGTTTCCGCCGACCACCGACGGGACGGCAACCTTGCGGTGCGACTCGGCCTCGCAGGCGTCAAGGGGATCGGCACCGCGGTCGCGCAGCGCATCGTCGCCGCGCGCGATGCGAACGGGCCGTTCCGCGATCTCCGCGACCTTGTGCGGCGTACCGGGCTGACGGCCGCCCAGATCGAGGCGCTCGCGACATCCGGTGCGTTCGAGAGCATGGGACTCACGAGGCGCGAGGCGATCTGGCTCGCCGGCTCCGCCGCGCAGGATCGCGTCGAGTTCCTTCCCGATTCCCTCGTCTCGGTGCAGCCGCCCCTGTTCACCGACCCGACGAGCTACGAGGTGCTCGCCGCAGACCTGTGGGCGACCGGCATTTCGACCGACGACCATCCCATGACGCACTATCGCTCCGGGCTGGATGCGCGAGGGGTGCTCACCTCGCGCGAACTGCGTTCGCACGAGACGGGTCGACGCGTCGAGGTCGCCGGTCTTGTGACGCACCGCCAGCGGCCGGCCACGGCATCCGGCATCACGTTCCTGAATCTCGAGGACGAACATGGCCTCGTCAACGTGATCTGCTCGGTCGGGGTGTGGAACCACTACCGGCGGGTGGTCCGCGATTCTCCTGCTCTCATCGTGCGAGGGATGCTGGAGCGCTCGATCGAAGGAGTGACGAACCTGCTCGCCGATCGGTTCGAAGACCTGAGGGTCGGCGTGCAGCACCAATCCCGGGACTTCCGCTGA
- a CDS encoding DNA polymerase Y family protein translates to MAVESPARSLVLWFPDWPVTALTRDGATPFDAELPVAVMEHNLVTACSASARAEGVRRGQRRRDAQARCPGLKVITADAARDHRAFAPVVTRIEERAPGVQVVRPGLCALRARGPSRYYGGEAEAARVLLGVLRESGLDGVRAGVADGPFTAEQAAKAATTAGDPVFVVPAGGAAGFLAPLSVAVLEVSSLGTGSALAPGVAPADLVGLLARLGVHTLGEFAAMAPDRVRERFGERGIRLHDFASGCDSRPVEPRTPPPELHREVAFEPPLELADQVAFGMRMAADAFIAGLGAVDLVCTELRVELLGDRGERSERVWLHPGSFDASAVVDRVRWQLAEEVGERQQAGGLGRSPIGARQQAGGLGRSPIEEDPLRSGVAVVRISPEAVDAASHHAPAIFGGGPEERVHHALSRVQAMLGHRGVVTPAIGGGRWLIERQVLVPWGDRDARDRDARGRGGLAAQRARPWPGSLPEPLPATVFAEPIPVEVTALGGELVDVDERGNVSAVPAMLAEGGRRRTIEAWTGPWPIVERGWDAARARRAHRFQVVDADGSAWLLVCEGDAWTVEASYD, encoded by the coding sequence ATGGCTGTCGAGTCTCCGGCGCGCAGCCTGGTGCTGTGGTTCCCCGACTGGCCGGTCACCGCGCTCACCCGCGATGGTGCGACCCCGTTCGATGCCGAGCTGCCTGTCGCCGTGATGGAGCACAACCTCGTCACGGCCTGCTCAGCGTCCGCTCGCGCCGAGGGCGTTCGCAGAGGGCAGCGCCGACGCGATGCGCAGGCGCGCTGCCCGGGCCTGAAGGTCATCACTGCCGATGCCGCGCGTGATCACCGTGCGTTCGCGCCGGTCGTGACGCGGATCGAGGAGCGCGCCCCGGGCGTGCAGGTGGTGAGACCGGGGCTGTGCGCCCTGCGGGCGCGTGGTCCGTCACGGTACTACGGCGGAGAGGCCGAGGCGGCGCGCGTCCTGCTCGGAGTGCTTCGCGAGTCCGGGCTCGACGGGGTGCGGGCGGGGGTCGCCGACGGCCCCTTCACCGCCGAACAGGCGGCGAAGGCAGCCACCACCGCAGGTGACCCGGTCTTCGTCGTGCCCGCCGGCGGGGCGGCGGGCTTCCTCGCTCCGCTGTCCGTCGCGGTGCTCGAGGTCTCGTCGCTCGGCACCGGCTCGGCGCTCGCTCCCGGTGTCGCCCCGGCAGATCTGGTGGGACTGCTCGCTCGGCTCGGGGTCCATACGCTCGGAGAGTTCGCCGCAATGGCACCCGACCGAGTGAGAGAGCGATTCGGCGAGCGCGGCATCCGCCTGCACGACTTCGCGTCCGGATGCGATTCGCGACCCGTCGAGCCGCGTACGCCTCCTCCCGAGCTCCATCGCGAGGTCGCGTTCGAGCCGCCGCTCGAACTCGCCGACCAGGTCGCGTTCGGCATGCGGATGGCGGCAGATGCATTCATCGCCGGACTCGGCGCCGTCGACCTGGTGTGCACCGAGCTGCGGGTCGAGTTGCTCGGCGACCGGGGCGAGCGCAGCGAGCGGGTATGGCTGCATCCCGGCTCGTTCGACGCCTCGGCCGTGGTCGACCGGGTGCGGTGGCAGCTCGCTGAGGAAGTGGGCGAGCGTCAGCAAGCCGGGGGTTTGGGGCGGAGCCCCATTGGCGCGCGTCAGCAAGCCGGGGGTTTGGGGCGGAGCCCCATTGAGGAGGACCCGCTCCGCAGCGGGGTCGCGGTGGTGCGGATCTCTCCCGAGGCGGTGGATGCGGCATCCCACCATGCTCCGGCGATCTTCGGAGGCGGTCCCGAAGAGCGCGTGCATCACGCCCTCTCGCGCGTGCAGGCGATGCTCGGACACCGTGGCGTCGTCACGCCGGCGATCGGGGGTGGGCGGTGGCTCATCGAACGCCAGGTGCTCGTGCCATGGGGTGATCGGGATGCGCGCGATCGGGATGCCCGCGGCCGGGGCGGACTCGCGGCGCAGCGTGCACGGCCATGGCCGGGGAGTCTGCCCGAGCCGCTGCCGGCAACCGTGTTCGCCGAGCCGATCCCCGTCGAGGTGACGGCGCTCGGAGGCGAGCTCGTCGACGTCGACGAGCGGGGGAACGTGTCGGCGGTGCCGGCGATGCTCGCCGAGGGCGGTCGCCGACGAACGATCGAGGCATGGACCGGCCCCTGGCCGATCGTCGAGCGGGGGTGGGACGCCGCGCGCGCACGTCGCGCGCATCGGTTCCAGGTCGTCGATGCCGACGGCAGCGCCTGGCTCCTGGTCTGCGAGGGCGATGCATGGACGGTCGAGGCGAGCTATGACTGA
- a CDS encoding cysteine hydrolase family protein encodes MTRALIVIDMQRAFDDLDFWGATTNPDCEANVAGLAATWASAGEPIVVVRHDSVSAGSPLHPSNPGNALVDPVAAIDPALFVTKNVNSAFYGDPDLHAWLTERAIGELVLCGIQTNMCVETTARMAGNLGYEVTVVLDATRTFDLQADVAGLGIVTRTAAELMATTALDLQAGGFARIATTAELTDA; translated from the coding sequence ATGACCCGAGCCCTCATCGTGATCGACATGCAGCGAGCCTTCGACGACCTCGACTTCTGGGGCGCGACGACGAACCCCGACTGCGAGGCCAACGTCGCAGGGCTTGCGGCGACGTGGGCCTCGGCGGGTGAGCCGATCGTCGTGGTGCGTCACGACTCCGTTTCGGCGGGATCCCCGCTGCACCCGAGCAATCCGGGCAATGCGCTCGTCGATCCGGTCGCGGCGATCGACCCAGCGCTGTTCGTGACGAAGAACGTGAACTCCGCGTTCTACGGCGACCCCGATCTGCACGCATGGCTCACGGAACGGGCCATCGGCGAACTGGTGCTGTGCGGCATCCAGACCAATATGTGCGTCGAGACGACGGCGCGGATGGCAGGCAACCTCGGTTACGAGGTCACGGTGGTGCTCGATGCGACGCGCACGTTCGATCTGCAGGCGGATGTCGCGGGCCTCGGCATCGTCACGCGCACGGCGGCCGAGCTCATGGCGACGACCGCGCTCGATCTGCAGGCGGGTGGATTCGCCCGCATCGCGACCACCGCTGAGCTGACCGATGCGTGA
- a CDS encoding HNH endonuclease gives MRTLVLNAGYEPLAVVSFKRALVLVMNEKAVIVEHTDGDPVWGTRRAYDRPAVIILTRYVRVPGGRHIPVTRRGVLRRDAHRCAYCDKSASTIDHVLPRSRGGADSWENLVACCLRCNNVKGDRTPQEMNWDLRITPRPPRGVQWTVRGTDRTDPRWEPYLALAA, from the coding sequence ATGCGCACTCTGGTGCTGAATGCGGGCTATGAGCCGCTCGCCGTCGTGTCGTTCAAACGGGCTCTCGTGCTCGTCATGAACGAGAAGGCCGTCATCGTGGAACACACGGACGGCGATCCGGTCTGGGGGACGAGGCGCGCGTACGACCGCCCTGCGGTCATCATCCTGACCAGGTATGTGCGGGTGCCCGGTGGCCGGCACATCCCCGTCACCAGGCGTGGAGTGCTGCGTCGAGACGCTCACCGCTGCGCCTACTGCGACAAGTCCGCGTCGACGATCGATCACGTTCTGCCGCGCTCACGCGGCGGCGCGGACTCGTGGGAGAACCTCGTCGCATGCTGTCTGCGCTGCAACAACGTCAAGGGCGACCGGACCCCCCAGGAGATGAACTGGGACCTGCGGATCACGCCGCGCCCGCCGCGAGGCGTGCAGTGGACCGTTCGCGGAACCGATCGCACCGATCCGCGCTGGGAGCCATATCTCGCCCTCGCCGCGTAG